The following DNA comes from Alienimonas californiensis.
GGAGGAGTTCCACGGCGGTCAGCTCGCCGACGGCAGCGACGACCCCGGCAACCTGTTCGGCGACGACCCCTTCGGCGAAGGCTCCGGCGAGTTCGGCGACTTCGACGGGTTCGGCGAGACCAGCCCCGGCGATCCCTGGGTCGAACCGCGAGGCGACTCGACGCAGGGGCCGCTCGCGGGGGGTGGTTCGAACCCGGCAGGCGATGGCTCCGGCCGCGATCCGTTCGGATGGGGCGTCGACCCGCGGACCAATGCGGACCGCCTCAACGGGCGTCCGGTCAGCGGCGACGGGTCCTTCGGCGACTCGACCCGCGGCGATTTCGGATCGGCGCCGGGGGAAGGGGGCGACTGGTTCGACGACGGCGGACTGAACGCGGACCGCCTGCGGAACGAAGCCGGCACCGTGGCCCGTGACCTGTGGAACGACGTGCCCGAGGAGACGCGGCGGAACCTCACGGACTCGCTGACCGAATCGGCGACCAACGCCGCCCGCCGTCGGGTCGAGGACGGGTTGGGCGTGCGACTGGACAACTTCCTCAGCGACCCGGCCCAGCCCGGCGCCGACCCGGCCGCGACTCAACCGACGCGGCAGGAACTGATTGCGGAGATCGCCGCGATCTACAACCGGGACGAGAACGTGCAGGCGATGATCCGCCAGCAGTCCGCCCGGACGCTCGGTCCCGTGCCGGAGGACGCGGCAATCGACGTGCTCCAAGACTGGCTCGCCGACCTCCGCGGCCCGGCCGCCGGGCCGGACCCGGACCCGGTCACCACCAAGGCGACCACGCTGCGGGAGCGGATCACCCGCCGCCTGACCGCCCGCACGGCCCGGCCGGGGGAGACGGCGCCGCGGCGCTGAGAACCCGGTCCGACCGCCGGCCGCAACGTCGCGGCCGCGGCGGCCGATCGCCGCAAACCCTATCCTCACAGGGCTGGAATCAGACCCAGCTTGACATAACGGGCATTATCGGACGTTGTTCGTATCCCGCGAACGGGACGGCGAATCACTCCGCGGCGACCGCCTCGGCCTCCGTCGGGACGGCCTCCCCCGCGGCGGCAAGTTCCTCGAACTGGCCGATCCTGCGGAAGCGTTCGTAGCGGCGGTTCAGCAGTTCGTCGGCCGGGAGATCGGCGAGTTCGCGGACGGCCCGGCCGAGAGCCTCCTTCAGCGCCCCGGCCGCGGCCCGGTGATCGCGGTGGGCGCCACCGGGCGGCTCCTCGACGATCTCCTCGATGATGCCGAACCTCAGCAGGTGCTCGCTGGTGAACTTCAGGGCGTTGGCGGCCCGGTCGACGTTCGCCGGCGTCGCGCCGCCCTCGGCCCGATACAGGATGCCGGCGCAGCCCTCGGGGCTGATGACGGAATAGTAGGCGAACTGCAGCACGGCGACGTGATCGCCGATGCCGATGCCCAGCGCTCCGCCGCTGCCGCCCTCGCCGATCACGCAGCAGACGATCGGCGTCTTCAGCCGAGCCATCTCGCGGAGGTTCAGCGCGATCGCGTAGCTCTGGCCGCGCTCCTCAGCGCCGACGCCCGGGTACGCGCCGGGGGTGTCGATCAGACAGACGATCGGCAGGCCGAACTTCTCGGCGAGCCGCATCTTCTCCAGCGCCTTGCGGTAGCCTTCCGGGTGGGCGCAGCCGTAGTAGCACTCGGTGCGTTCCTTGAGCGTGCGGCCCTTCTGCTGGCCGACCAACAACACCCGCTGTCCGTCCAGCTTGGCGAAGCCGGTGAGGATCGCCCGGTCGTCGCCGAAGGCCCGGTCGCCGTGCAGTTCGACGAACTCGTCGAAGACCAGCTCGATATAGTCGCGGGTCTGGGGCCGCTCCGCGTGGCGGGCGACCTTCACCGTTTGGGCGGCGTCGAGGCCGCCGAACACCTCGCGGGTCTTCTCTCGAATCTCCCGCCGCAACGCCCGGACGGCGTCACGCAGGTGCGTCGAGGGATCGGGATCCGCCTCCAAGGCGGCGAGTTTTTCTTCGAGCTGGCGGATCGGCCGCTCGAACGGCAACAGGGGGGCGGGGGGCATCACGCGACCGGACGGAACGGGAACCCGCCAGCGGCGGGGTCGCCGAGTCTACGACCGCGGTCCCGGATCGCCCAGTCCACCGCCCCGCTCCGCGGCGCCCCGACCGCCCCCCTGCGGAACGGCGGTTCACGGCGGCGACGGGGTCGCCTCAATCGTTCAGAGGATCTCCGGCAGTTCGGTCATCAGCGGAAGGTCCTCTTCCTCGGAGGCGTTCTTCTGACTGGCGTGCTGCTTCTGGCTGGCGTGCTGGGCGTCCGTCGGACGGGTCAGGCCGGGAACCTGCACCTGCGGGCCCGACGGCACGATTTTGATTGCCGGCTGCGCCTGCGGAGCGCCCGCCGGCGCCGGCGGGCGCTGGGACGGCTGACCCGGTCCCGGCTGGCCCGGCGGCCGTTGGCCCTGCGACGGCTGACCCTGCGGCGGCTGGCCCGGAGGCCGTTGGGCCTGGGGCGGCTGAACTTGGTTCGGCTGCCCCTGGTTCGGCTGTCCCTGTGGCGGCGGATAGGCCCCGGGCGGGAACTGGCCCGGCGGCGGCCCTTGGGCGTAGGGTTGCGGAGCGTATTGCGGCTGCGGAGCGAACTGCGGCTGCGGGTAGTACCCGGGCGGCGGATAGCCCGGTGGGTAGCCTTGGGGCATACCGGGGGGCGGGGCCTGCGGCGGTTGCGGTTGCCGCTGCGCCGTGCGGGCGGCCGCCTTTTTCGCCTCGCCGCCGACGTCCGCGCGGCGAGCTTGCCGGGCCGCCGCCTTGGCCGGCGCCTTGATGCCCTTTTGCGTCCGGACGGCGTCGGCCCGGCTGTCGAGCAGACTGGCCCCCTGCAGCTCCTCCTCCTCCTTCCGACGCTTAATCTCGGCGAGCAGTTCCTGCGGGTCCTTTTTGAAGAGCGTCGTGCTGCGGAATTCTGCGAAGACCTCGGTCGGCGACTGATGCCGATCCTTGGGCTTTTTGGCGAGCATCTTCGCGAGCAGCCGATCGGCCTCCGGGGTGACGTTGTCGTTGAAGAAACTGGCCGGGGGCACCGCCTCCTTGAGGTGTTGCCGGAGCATGTGGCTCGGATCGTTTCCCGCAAACGGGGGACGGCCGGTCAGCAGTTCGAACAGCGTGATCCCCAGACTGTAGACGTCCGTGGCGGCGGTCTTCGGCTTTTTGAGGATCGTTTCCGGGGCGATATAGGTGCGGGTGCCCCGGATCACGGAACTGCCGCCGAACAGCGCCGCCAAGCCCCCCGCCGGTTTTTCGCACAGCGAGAAGTCGATCACCCGCACCTCGCCGGTCGGCGTGACCAACAGGTTGTCCGGTTTGAGGTCCAGGTGGAGCCAGCCCTTTTCGTGCATGTGGGACAGGCCCTGGCAGACCCCCTCCACGATCTTCTGCACGTTCGCCCGGAGTTCCGTGGGGTTGTTCTTCAGCCCCGCCTTCAAGTTCGGATACTTGAAGAGCTCCATCACCAGGTACACGTTCGT
Coding sequences within:
- a CDS encoding CvpA family protein, producing MWYDLAVAAILLFCMIRGAKKGFLWQLAGIAAVVLCFVFAETASLAIAPYLKIDPPLNRWVSMLLLYVACSFLCFAVARAMQNGLEKAKFEDYDRHLGGVVGLLKGGGIAVVVTFFAVTLSETLRPIVLASHSGHAAAVVMDKLSPVFPEELGKVLKPHLDEFHGFEEEFHGGQLADGSDDPGNLFGDDPFGEGSGEFGDFDGFGETSPGDPWVEPRGDSTQGPLAGGGSNPAGDGSGRDPFGWGVDPRTNADRLNGRPVSGDGSFGDSTRGDFGSAPGEGGDWFDDGGLNADRLRNEAGTVARDLWNDVPEETRRNLTDSLTESATNAARRRVEDGLGVRLDNFLSDPAQPGADPAATQPTRQELIAEIAAIYNRDENVQAMIRQQSARTLGPVPEDAAIDVLQDWLADLRGPAAGPDPDPVTTKATTLRERITRRLTARTARPGETAPRR
- a CDS encoding acetyl-CoA carboxylase carboxyltransferase subunit alpha — encoded protein: MPPAPLLPFERPIRQLEEKLAALEADPDPSTHLRDAVRALRREIREKTREVFGGLDAAQTVKVARHAERPQTRDYIELVFDEFVELHGDRAFGDDRAILTGFAKLDGQRVLLVGQQKGRTLKERTECYYGCAHPEGYRKALEKMRLAEKFGLPIVCLIDTPGAYPGVGAEERGQSYAIALNLREMARLKTPIVCCVIGEGGSGGALGIGIGDHVAVLQFAYYSVISPEGCAGILYRAEGGATPANVDRAANALKFTSEHLLRFGIIEEIVEEPPGGAHRDHRAAAGALKEALGRAVRELADLPADELLNRRYERFRRIGQFEELAAAGEAVPTEAEAVAAE
- a CDS encoding serine/threonine-protein kinase; this encodes MAESDAPPDVHAEAASSMEGSGRSAVDGFDLVEKVASGGATVIWEALERASGQTHALKLLQPSLIKDKDQVATLKHEQKVGSSMNHPNVIHTGGFFKSKTNVYLVMELFKYPNLKAGLKNNPTELRANVQKIVEGVCQGLSHMHEKGWLHLDLKPDNLLVTPTGEVRVIDFSLCEKPAGGLAALFGGSSVIRGTRTYIAPETILKKPKTAATDVYSLGITLFELLTGRPPFAGNDPSHMLRQHLKEAVPPASFFNDNVTPEADRLLAKMLAKKPKDRHQSPTEVFAEFRSTTLFKKDPQELLAEIKRRKEEEELQGASLLDSRADAVRTQKGIKAPAKAAARQARRADVGGEAKKAAARTAQRQPQPPQAPPPGMPQGYPPGYPPPGYYPQPQFAPQPQYAPQPYAQGPPPGQFPPGAYPPPQGQPNQGQPNQVQPPQAQRPPGQPPQGQPSQGQRPPGQPGPGQPSQRPPAPAGAPQAQPAIKIVPSGPQVQVPGLTRPTDAQHASQKQHASQKNASEEEDLPLMTELPEIL